One Triticum dicoccoides isolate Atlit2015 ecotype Zavitan chromosome 3B, WEW_v2.0, whole genome shotgun sequence genomic window, ttgatgagaactggcatcacaatgaacttccgcttcatgcacaaccaagaagGAAGgtcatagatacatagagtcatgggccaggtgctgtgattgctgctctgctctccaaaaggattaatgccatccgcgcttaaaccaaaccatatgttccttgcgtcacctgcaaactcctcccagtacgttctctcgatttttctccaccgcgaaccgtcagcgggtgctctcaacttcccatattTCTTACGGTTCTCTCTgtaccatcgcatcaacttggcatgctctttgtttttgaacaggcgtttcaaccgtggtattgtaggagcataccacatcaccttggcaggaaccctcttccgagggcgttcgccatcaacatcaccatggtcatctcgtctgatcttataccgcaatgcaccgcataccgggcatgcgttcaaatcttcgtacgcaccacggtacaggatgcagtcattagggcatgcatgtatcttctgcacctccaatcctagagggcatacaaccttttttgttgcatacgtactgtcagacaagtttttattctttgaaagcttcttcttcaatgttttcagtagcttctcaaatcattTGTCAGGCACACCAATGTCTgctttccactgcagcaattccagtacggtaccgagctttgtgttacaatctttgcaattggggtacaaactttttttgtgatcctctaacatgcgatcgagcttgagcttctccttttgactttcgcactgtctccttacatcaacaatgacccggcggagatcatcatcgggcacatcgtctggttcctcttaatcttcaacagcttccccccgttgcagcatcaccgtattcagggggcacatagttgtcatcgtcctcttcttcttcgctgtcttccatcataaaccCTATttatccatgcttggtccaaacattatagtgtgacatgaaacccttataaagcaggtgggtgtgaatagttttcgagtcagagtaagactttgtattcccacatatagggcattgaCAACACAAAAAACCATTCTGCttatttgcctcagccacttcgagaaaattatgcacgcccttaatgtattcggaggtgtgtctgtcaccatacatccattgccggttcatctacgtgcattatatataattaagtgtgtcaaaaaccattacagaacatcatgaatagataattaagtgaccaaattaatagaagttcatcatcatattaaaactaaagtacatacatagttctcatctaacaacatatagctcttcagagcatctaattaattaaaccatacattgaaactatgtaaaacatttcaatatgAAAAAAATGCGACCATAATCgcgaccaaggtaacaattgatccaacggcataatgataccaagcctcggtatgaatgacatattttctaatctttctaatcttcaagcgcattgcatccatcttgatcttgtgatcatcgacgacatccgcaacatgcaaatccaatatcatcttctcctcctcatttttttattttttccttcaataaATTGTttgcttcttcaactaaatttaacctctagaCAATAGGtcgattggaatttccggttcacatacgtcctagataaataaaatctatgtcacgttggtcggcataattgtcataaacaataaatgagccaaatagttataaagataatatataccacatccgaatcatagacatgacgagggccgacgggggcggataccaaaaccatcgcactatataataataagaaataataaaagtaagaaatttatacaagtatctatctaaacatacaagtaagaattttttactttcagaaagaagataagaacaagaggctcaccacggtggtgccggcgacgagatcggcgcgggcgatcgacatcagtgaagacggggacaggacgtgacggaccgctaaacctagacaaatattgaggaaaatggagcttggaggtctagcttcgagaggagaaagcttaagtagtgtggctcggacattccatcgaacacctcgtgtgcataggaggtgagctagagaagcacaaagccctctcccctcgccggccagaaaaaacaaagcagtgtgctctgctcttacgcgagggggtatatataggcacatcaTTGGTCTCGGTTCATGACTCGAACCGATACTAAGGACtagtctttggtcccggttcaagccaccaaccgtgaccaatggtggtgggccagaagtgaggcccattggtcccggttcgtcctatcaatcgggaccaaaggggccatacgaaccgggaccaatgccccattaAGTCCGACAGGCCCCCTGGccttacaaaccgggaccaatggacccaTGAGTCCTGGTTCGTGACGGAACTGGGagtaatgggcttatctggcccaaACGAAAGCCTTGTTTCCTACTATGTACATTCATCTCATCCCCACCAGATCCGCCTCTCCACGGCCTGTCGGCACGATCGTTGGATTTCGTCCAGCTCGAGTGAGCCCGCAGCTCCCGGCCGAGCCCAAAGAACCACATCTCTAGAGATTTATATCATACCCACATCAAATGTATATCATAAACACATCTCTAGAGATTTAATTACATACGTGATACATGAATTTATTTCAAACAACATTTCTGTTCCAATTTGCTAAATATTGAAGTTGTTGGCTATCTTGACCAGGACATCACATAGCTCCTTGGGCTTGGAGCTCATGATGGCGTGGTCAGCTCCTGCAATCTCCTCGACTTCCGTTCCAGGGCTCAGAACCACCATCCAGCGTTGCATCTCCTCAGTGCTGGAAACATCTGCCTTGGCAACCACGTATAGCTTCTTCACCGACCCATAGTTGCGTTCGGTGAGCAGCCCTGCGTCCTTCATCACTGGATCATCCACGAATTGGTTTCCAGGCCTCACCAACATTTTTGCCAGGGCCAAATCCTGCAACAACATTGTTGAATTGAATCGCATTATGTGCCAATGCAATACTCGGTTGTTCTGAAGTGGGTAAGGAGGTTAGTATATTATAAGAGATCAAGAGGATGTTAAGCTGTGCTATGCACCTCAGGTGGACTTTGCTGGTAACCCTTGTGAGCTAAGAAGTCTGGGCCCACTATGATTGCAACACCTACACCCTGGTTGTTGTTGATTGCCAGCATCTCGCAGTCCATGAGCAGTCCTTCCGATGATGCTCTTCTCATGAACTAATCACATCCCATCACAAGTTAAGATAAAAAGTAGCATTAATATTGGAATTATCAAAGTTAGAGACCACGGTTTATAACGTACTCCTTCCAACAACAAAAAGCAGATATATATAACTTTCATCCAAACATTTATAAATTTCCTACGAGTAGTAGAGTACTGTTTTGAATATTATTATCGGATAATAGAAAATCATGCATAGCTATTCATTTCGGAAGATATATTCATCATGTTGTAATTTTATCGAGTACTATACAGTTACATAATGTAACTGTAACAACTAGTTGTGAAAGTTACATATTCAAATCATATAAAATATTGAGGTCCCTTGCATCGGAATTTATTGAAGTAGCCTCTATATAATGTTTTTTTTGCGGGTAGCCTCTATATAAGGTTGATGCAGCTTCTATACAATGATTTTTTTTTTAGGGAGCCTCTATACAATGTTAGATATTGTATAGATGTTCCGTCAATTAATTCGGATTGTAGAAAGTATATTATATAACTTGTAGAAGTGCATgtgctagccaatgcaaccaaaagaccgatctgatggaagagactaggctgcacattatacgtcaacattcccctcacgtgtggctccctcaaGCCTAAACGTGGACTAAAAATGGGCTGCAATTTACTTGCctcagccgggtcttgaactcaagacctcttggctctgtgTGATGTGATAAGTCTTCTCTATTTTCTTTTCGCATATACACGGCAGTGAAATACAGAGCGAAAGTTTGAGTCAACGGAGAATAAGAAACCCTTGAACAATTGACATACCTCCTCGGTTGTGACGCCCATGTGCTTGCCAACGCACGGCATCGCGGCTGCCACGAACACGGCCGTGGCGACCTTGCCGGGGAACCTCTCCATCGTTAGCGCGATGCTGAGGCCGCCGTGGCTGTGCCCGACAAGGATCAGCCTCTCGCTGCCACCCTCGGGAGCTGCGGCCACCACGTCGAGCAGCGGCCGAGAGTACTCTTCGAACGAGTGCACCTCGTCGATGCGCGCTGGGTGGGCGCCGGACGCGGCGAGGTCGACTGCCGTGACGCGGTGCCCCGCGGCCTCGAGCGCCACGATCACCTTGTACCAGCACCACGCCCCGTGGCAGAGGCCGTGAACCAGGACGAAATGGTTCCTCacgctgttgctgttgctgctctGGATCCTCTCCATTTCTTGTGTAaaatttgttttgttttgtgttggATGTTGGTTGCCGCGCGCATGGNNNNNNNNNNNNNNNNNNNNNNNNNNNNNNNNNNNNNNNNNNNNNNNNNNNNNNNNNNNNNNNNNNNNNNNNNNNNNNNNNNNNNNNNNNNNNNNNNNNNNNNNNNNNNNNNNNNNNNNNNNNNNNNNNNNNNNNNNNNNNNNNNNNNNNNNNNNNNNNNNNNNNNNNNNNNNNNNNNNNNNNNNNNNNNNNNNNNNNNNNNNNNNNNNNNNNNNNNNNNNNNNNNNNNNNNNNNNNNNNNNNNNNNNNNNNNNNNNNNNNNNNNNNNNNNNNNNNNNNNNNNNNNNNNNNNNNNNNNNNNNNNNNNNNNNNNNNNNNNNNNNNNNNNNNNNNNNNNNNNNNNNNNNNNNNNNNNNNNNNNNNNNNNNNNNNNNNNNNNNNNNNNNNNNNNNNNNNNNNNNNNNNNNNNNNNNNNNNNNNNNNNNNNNNNNNNNNNNNNNNNNNNNNNNNNNNNNNNNNNNNNNNNNNNNNNNNNNNNNNNNNNNNNNNNNNNNNNNNNNNNNNNNNNNNNNNNNNNNNNNNNNNNNNNNNNNNNNNNNNNNNNNNNNNNNNNNNNNNNNNNNNNNNNNNNNNNNNNNNNNNNNNNNNNNNNNNNNNNNNNNNNNNNNNNNNNNNNNNNNNNNNNNNNNNNNNNNNNNNNNNNNNNNNNNNNNNNNNNNNNNNNNNNNNNNNNNNNNNNNNNNNNNNNNNNNNNNNNNNNNNNNNNNNNNNNNNNNNNNNNNNNNNNNNNNNNNNNNNNNNNNNNNNNNNNNNNNNNNNNNNNNNNNNNNNNNNNNNNNNNNNNNNNNNNNNNNNNNNNNNNNNNNNNNNNNNNNNNNNNNNNNNNNNNNNNNNNNNNNNNNNNNNNNNNNNNNNNNNNNNNNNNNNNNNNNNNNNNNNNNNNNNNNNNNNNNNNNNNNNNNNNNNNNNNNNNNNNNNNNNNNNNNNNNNNNNNNNNNNNNNNNNNNNNNNNNNNNNNNNNNNNNNNNNNNNNNNNNNNNNNNNNNNNNNNNNNNNNNNNNNNNNNNNNNNNNNNNNNNNNNNNNNNNNNNNNNNNNNNNNNNNNNNNNNNNNNNNNNNNNNNNNNNNNNNNNNNNNNNNNNNNNNNNNNNNNNNNNNNNNNNNNNNNNNNNNNNNNNNNNNNNNNNNNNNNNNNNNNNNNNNNNNNNNNNNNNNNNNNNNNNNNNNNNNNNNNNNNNNNNNNNNNNNNNNNNNNNNNNNNNNNNNNNNNNNNNNNNNNNNNNNNNNNNNNNNNNNNNNNNNNNNNNNNNNNNNNNNNNNNNNNNNNNNNNNNNNNNNNNNNNNNNNNNNNNNNNNNNNNNNNNNNNNNNNNNNNNNNNNNNNNNNNNNNNNNNNNNNNNNNNNNNNNNNNNNNNNNNNNNNNNNNNNNNNNNNNNNNNNNNNNNNNNNNNNNNNNNNNNNNNNNNNNNNNNNNNNNNNNNNNNNNNNNNNNNNNNNNNNNNNNNNNNNNNNNNNNNNNNNNNNNNNNNNNNNNNNNNNNNNNNNNNNNNNNNNNNNNNNNNNNNNNNNNNNNNNNNNNNNNNNNNNNNNNNNNNNNNNNNNNNNNNNNNNNNNNNNNNNNNNNNNNNNNNNNNNNNNNNNNNNNNNNNNNNNNNNNNNNNNNNNNNNNNNNNNNNNNNNNNNNNNNNNNNNNNNNNNNNNNNNNNNNNNNNNNNNNNNNNNNNNNNNNNNNNNNNNNNNNNNNNNNNNNNNNNNNNNNNNNNNNNNNNNNNNNNNNNNNNNNNNNNNNNNNNNNNNNNNNNNNNNNNNNNNNNNNNNNNNNNNNNNNNNNNNNNNNNNNNNNNNNNNNNNNNNNNNNNNNNNNNNNNNNNNNNNNNNNNNNNNNNNNNNNNNNNNNNNNNNNNNNNNNNNNNNNNNNNNNNNNNNNNNNNNNNNNNNNNNNNNNNNNNNNNNNNNNNNNNNNNNNNNNNNNNNNNNNNNNNNNNNNNNNNNNNNNNNNNNNNNNNNNNNNNNNNNNNNNNNNNNNNNNNNNNNNNNNNNNNNNNNNNNNNNNNNNNNNNNNNNNNNNNNNNNNNNNNNNNNNNNNNNNNNNNNNNNNNNNNNNNNNNNNNNNNNNNNNNNNNNNNNNNNNNNNNNNNNNNNNNNNNNNNNNNNNNNNNNNNNNNNNNNNNNNNNNNNNNNNNNNNNNNNNNNNNNNNNNNNNNNNNNNNNNNNNNNNNNNNNNNNNNNNNNNNNNNNNNNNNNNNNNNNNNNNNNNNNNNNNNNNNNNNNNNNNNNNNNNNNNNNNNNNNNNNNNNNNNNNNNNNNNNNNNNNNNNNNNNNNNNNNNNNNNNNNNNNNNNNNNNNNNNNNNNNNNNNNNNNNNNNNNNNNNNNNNNNNNNNNNNNNNNNNNNNNNNNNNNNNNNNNNNNNNNNNNNNNNNNNNNNNNNNNNNNNNNNNNNNNNNNNNNNNNNNNNNNNNNNNNNNNNNNNNNNNNNNNNNNNNNNNNNNNNNNNNNNNNNNNNNNNNNNNNNNNNNNNNNNNNNNNNNNNNNNNNNNNNNNNNNNNNNNNNNNNNNNNNNNNNNNNNNNNNNNNNNNNNNNNNNNNNNNNNNNNNNNNNNNNNNNNNNNNNNNNNNNNNNNNNNNNNNNNNNNNNNNNNNNNNNNNNNNNNNNNNNNNNNNNNNNNNNNNNNNNNNNNNNNNNNNNNNNNNNNNNNNNNNNNNNNNNNNNNNNNNNNNNNNNNNNNNNNNNNNNNNNNNNNNNNNNNNNNNNNNNNNNNNNNNNNNNNNNNNNNNNNNNNNNNNNNNNNNNNNNNNNNNNNNNNNNNNNNNNNNNNNNNNNNNNNNNNNNNNNNNNNNNNNNNNNNNNNNNNNNNNNNNNNNNNNNNNNNNNNNNNNNNNNNNNNNNNNNNNNNNNNNNNNNNNNNNNNNNNNNNNNNNNNNNNNNNNNNNNNNNNNNNNNNNNNNNNNNNNNNNNNNNNNNNNNNNNNNNNNNNNNNNNNNNNNNNNNNNNNNNNNNNNNNNNNNNNNNNNNNNNNNNNNNNNNNNNNNNNNNNNNNNNNNNNNNNNNNNNNNNNNNNNNNNNNNNNNNNNNNNNNNNNNNNNNNNNNNNNNNNNNNNNNNNNNNNNNNNNNNNNNNNNNNNNNNNNNNNNNNNNNNNNNNNNNNNNNNNNNNNNNNNNNNNNNNNNNNNNNNNNNNNNNNNNNNNNNNNNNNNNNNNNNNNNNNNNNNNNNNNNNNNNNNNNNNNNNNNNNNNNNNNNNNNNNNNNNNNNNNNNNNNNNNNNNNNNNNNNNNNNNNNNNNNNNNNNNNNNNNNNNNNNNNNNNNNNNNNNNNNNNNNNNNNNNNNNNNNNNNNNNNNNNNNNNNNNNNNNNNNNNNNNNNNNNNNNNNNNNNNNNNNNNNNNNNNNNNNNNNNNNNNNNNNNNNNNNNNNNNNNNNNNNNNNNNNNNNNNNNNNNNNNNNNNNNNNNNNNNNNNNNNNNNNNNNNNNNNNNNNNNNNNNNNNNNNNNNNNNNNNNNNNNNNNNNNNNNNNNNNNNNNNNNNNNNNNNNNNNNNNNNNNNNNNNNNNNNNNNNNNNNNNNNNNNNNNNNNNNNNNNNNNNNNNNNNNNNNNNNNNNNNNNNNNNNNNNNNNNNNNNNNNNNNNNNNNNNNNNNNNNNNNNNNNNNNNNNNNNNNNNNNNNNNNNNNNNNNNNNNNNNNNNNNNNNNNNNNNNNNNNNNNNNNNNNNNNNNNNNNNNNNNNNNNNNNNNNNNNNNNNNNNNNNNNNNNNNNNNNNNNNNNNNNNNNNNNNNNNNNNNNNNNNNNNNNNNNNNNNNNNNNNNNNNNNNNNNNNNNNNNNNNNNNNNNNNNNNNNNNNNNNNNNNNNNNNNNNNNNNNNNNNNNNNNNNNNNNNNNNNNNNNNNNNNNNNNNNNNNNNNNNNNNNNNNNNNNNNNNNNNNNNNNNNNNNNNNNNNNNNNNNNNNNNNNNNNNNNNNNNNNNNNNNNNNNNNNNNNNNNNNNNNNNNNNNNNNNNNNNNNNNNNNNNNNNNNNNNNNNNNNNNNNNNNNNNNNNNNNNNNNNNNNNNNNNNNNNNNNNNNNNNNNNNNNNNNNNNNNNNNNNNNNNNNNNNNNNNNNNNNNNNNNNNNNNNNNNNNNNNNNNNNNNNNNNNNNNNNNNNNNNNNNNNNNNNNNNNNNNNNNNNNNNNNNNNNNNNNNNNNNNNNNNNNNNNNNNNNNNNNNNNNNNNNNNNNNNNNNNNNNNNNNNNNNNNNNNNNNNNNNNNNNNNNNNNNNNNNNNNNNNNNNNNNNNNNNNNNNNNNNNNNNNNNNNNNNNNNNNNNNNNNNNNNNNNNNNNNNNNNNNNNNNNNNNNNNNNNNNNNNNNNNNNNNNNNNNNNNNNNNNNNNNNNNNNNNNNNNNNNNNNNNNNNNNNNNNNNNNNNNNNNNNNNNNNNNNNNNNNNNNNNNNNNNNNNNNNNNNNNNNNNNNNNNNNNNNNNNNNNNNNNNNNNNNNNNNNNNNNNNNNNNNNNNNNNNNNNNNNNNNNNNNNNNNNNNNNNNNNNNNNNNNNNNNNNNNNNNNNNNNNNNNNNNNNNNNNNNNNNNNNNNNNNNNNNNNNNNNNNNNNNNNNNNNNNNNNNNNNNNNNNNNNNNNNNNNNNNNNNNNNNNNNNNNNNNNNNNNNNNNNNNNNNNNNNNNNNNNNNNNNNNNNNNNNNNNNNNNNNNNNNNNNNNNNNNNNNNNNNNNNNNNNNNNNNNNNNNNNNNNNNNNNNNNNNNNNNNNNNNNNNNNNNNNNNNNNNNNNNNNNNNNNNNNNNNNNNNNNNNNNNNNNNNNNNNNNNNNNNNNNNNNNNNNNNNNNNNNNNNNNNNNNNNNNNNNNNNNNNNNNNNNNNNNNNNNNNNNNNNNNNNNNNNNNNNNNNNNNNNNNNNNNNNNNNNNNNNNNNNNNNNNNNNNNNNNNNNNNNNNNNNNNNNNNNNNNNNNNNNNNNNNNNNNNNNNNNNNNNNNNNNNNNNNNNNNNNNNNNNNNNNNNNNNNNNNNNNNNNNNNNNNNNNNNNNNNNNN contains:
- the LOC119282100 gene encoding esterase PIR7B-like, whose product is MERIQSSNSNSVRNHFVLVHGLCHGAWCWYKVIVALEAAGHRVTAVDLAASGAHPARIDEVHSFEEYSRPLLDVVAAAPEGGSERLILVGHSHGGLSIALTMERFPGKVATAVFVAAAMPCVGKHMGVTTEEFMRRASSEGLLMDCEMLAINNNQGVGVAIIVGPDFLAHKGYQQSPPEDLALAKMLVRPGNQFVDDPVMKDAGLLTERNYGSVKKLYVVAKADVSSTEEMQRWMVVLSPGTEVEEIAGADHAIMSSKPKELCDVLVKIANNFNI